The Polaribacter sp. Q13 sequence CATTATTTCGCTTTGAATTTAAAATCAAATAACAATGAACAAAATTACATTACGAAATACATTAATACCATTATTTACCCTAGCATTTATTTGTTTCATGTACTTTGGGCCAATCACTAGAACACCTTTTGAAAATATAATTATCTCTATTATCATTATTATAGCTAATTATATAGAGTACAAAGGAAAACCATTTTCAATGCTTGGTTTTAAACGTGAAAAATTCAATGCAAAAAATCTCCTTGTATATGCTCCATTAGTTGCACTAGGCCTCTTTATTTTTTATGTTTTTGCAGTCGTTCCTGGAATCGAGATACTAACAGGAGTTACTATTGATTATTCAAGCATGAGCCAATTGAAAGGAAACCTTGGAAACACAATCATCTGGTTATTGATAGTGTGGGTTACTGCTGGATTTGGAGAAGAAATTATTTTTAGAGGTTATCTTATGCGACAGTTCGTCAAATTCTTTGGAGACAGTAAAATCAGTCTTGCTATAAATATTCTAATAATTTGTGGTTTTTTCGGTTACATGCACATGCAGCAAGGAATTACTGGGCAACTAGTCGTAGTAATTATCGGAGCACTCTTATCTATAATATTCTACATTCGCAAATATGATTTGTGGTTTTTGATTATGATACATGGTTTTTTTAACACACTGGGTATTTTGAGTTTTTACTTTGGTTTGGCTTAACGATAACTAGAAGTACCGCTAAGATTTTTACTTAATCAATGTAAGTATTGTTAAAAAAATAAGTTGCTTAAAATAACGAAAGCACAACACCGTATATAATTTATTGCTGGCTTCTTGCCTACTTACGAAAGTCCTCGCGGACTTTCTTGGTTGGTAATTATTTACTAAATTAGTTGCTTGAAACACGCAACAAACCATATACAAAAACGTTAGGCAACAATAACCAAATAGATGAAGAAAAAAATATCTCAAGAAGAAAAAGACGAGCGAGTGATTTCATCTTCAAAAAATAACTCAATTGATTATTTAACGGATGACTACAGACGAATTTTTCCTATTAACGGTAAAATCGAATTAGAGAACAAAATCTTTAAAGAACAAATATCATTATGCTTAACGGATTCAATGATTGAGATTTCTATTAAGAACTGTGAATTTGAAAAAGGATTGAATATTAGAAGAGGTAAAATTGACAAAAATTATAAATTATTTATATTTAAAAGCAAAATAAAACAAACATTTTCTTTAATAACTCACGACAATAAAAATGAAATATTGGAGTAGCTAATAAATTTGTGACTATTTTCTTAAGCTACTTTTTTAATAATTCCTCTCAATTTTATTTCCATTTCTAGCGGTGAGAGATATCCTAAACTAGAATGTAATCTTTGGGTATTATACCAATAAATATAGTCTTCTATAGAGTCATATAGTTGATTGTAGGACGTAAATTTAAATCGATATAACCATTCGTACTTTATTGTCTTAAAGAAGCTTTCAGCTACCGCATTGTCCCAACAATTACCTTTTCTACTCATACTTTGGGTTATTTTAAGATTAAAATCACAAATGTTGGTTATTTTGTTTGACGCATATTGTACACCTCTATCCGAATGAAAAATTAGACTATTACTAATATTTCTTGTTTTACGAGCATCAATCCAAGCTTTCATTACCGTATTTTGAGTCGTCATATCTTCACTTAAAGACCATCCAACAACCTTTCTATCTGCAAGATCTATGATGGTTGTTAAATAATTCCAATCATCATTAACTCGAATATAAGTAATATCAGACACCCATTTTTCTCCTAATTTAAGACTAGAGAACTCTCTATTTAACATGTTTTCTGCAATTAAATATTGGTGATTAGAATCTGTTGTAATTACAAATTTTCTTTTTAAAACACTCCTTAAGCCCATTTCTTTCATTAGTAGTCCGATATAAGAGCGAGAATAAATTAAGCCTTCTCGTTCTAACTTTTTTTGAATCCTACAACTACCATATATTTCTTTACTTTCTTTAAAAATAATTTTAATCCTTTCTTTTAAATGTATTTTAGGTGTTTTTAAAAATATAACATCTTTGTTTTTAAACCAATGATAATAAGCATTTTTACTAAGCTTCATAGATTTACACATCTTCTCAACTGGATATATATCAATGTTTTCTAAAATGAATTGATACCTTATAGGTCGCTCTTGGAGAAGATGCTCACCGCCTTTTTTAAGATGTCACGCTCCATGGTTACATTCTTTAACTCTTTCTTTAGAGCCTTGAGTTCTTGAGCTTCAATAGATAACTCCTTTTTTTTTGAGAAATCACCCGATTGTAACTTGTATTCGCGTTTCCAACGCCCAACCATACTCAAGCTTAAACCATAATCCTCACTAACTTGTTTTGTCTTAATGCCCGAATTTAACAGTTCTACAATCATAACTTTAAATTCATTGTCATACTTTTTTACCATAAGTCAAATATAAAATTTATAACCTCATAAAAATCGTCACATCAAATGTAGACACTCCATATCAATTGACAGTTGTAAATTGAACGAGTTATTTTTATCAGGTAAAAGTACTAATACAGATATTTACAATACAGACATTAACTTACTTAATATTGAACATTATAAGTGTGAGGATATTTCAATTAGTCAAACTAAAATTGAGAAATATAAACTTTATTTTTTCACACATAGCATAGTAAATTTTGATACCGAAAAATTAGCTATATCTGATTACTCAAGATTCATTAAAAGTGCAGACCAAACTAAAAAAATGGTTTCAGAAATATATCATATTTTTGTTTTAAAATCTGCTAAATCTATCAAATCAAATAGTAAAATTAATTATGAAATAACGAAAGCAACATCTTACGGCATTGCTTTTATATTTGGTTATTTCTATAAACCTTTCTTTGTTGTTTTATGGATGATTGTTTTTATTTTTATTTTTGCGTTTATATATATGGGGTTATTTAATCTAAATTTTGAAAATGCAATATTTAATTCAGGATTTACATTTTTAACTATTGGTTTTTTAGAAAATAATGAAACTAGAACATTACTAGAAACAACACTGATGTTATCTGAAGGAATAATTGGAATTACATATACAGCAACATTATTAACATCTATAATTAATTCAACACGGAAACAATAAAAACTGTTGCTAACACCGTATATAATTTATTGCTGGTTCTCGCCTACCTGCGAAAGTCTTCGCGGACTTTCCAGATCAGTAATTATTTACTAAATTTAGTGCTTAAACAAAACACAACAAAAACCGTTATACAACATTGAATCCAAGTAAGAAAGTAATACAAAATGAGCTTTAGAAAGAATTTAAATTTTAATACGAGGTTAACTTTAGACATAAAAACTAAAGATGAAAAAATAGTTAATAAAATTAGAACGTTTTGGTTTATCAATAACAAAACTTATGACCAAAAAAACAATTATTCTTTGAACGAGCAACTTTCTCAATTATGCACCGTAAAATTTAATAATGGTATTTATAAAGAATCATTAGTAAAAATAGAGAGTAGATTTGAATTAACAAGATGTTTGAATTTATTCAAAAGAAAACTTGAAACTGAGTTTTATATTTATGAAAAATCGCAGGAAATAAAAAGAAGAGAATTATTAAAAGATATCCATAATTTATTTAATCAAAGACTAGAAGACGACAAATCTTCAAAAAATGAATTATTAAAAGGCTCTAATAATGAGGAAGAAATAAGGAAATTGTTTTACAAATCTGATAAGAGGGAATTTAATCATTTATTAGCTATTGCAAATCTAAAATCAAAACAAGAAATTGTGGAACTCTTTACTTCTAAAGGATTTGATTGGAAACCTATAGATAGACTTATAAAATCTCAACTTTTATGGTTAAAACGTGATTTTGACAACAACGTTCTAGAATATAAAATGAATTTATCGTTAAGAAATAGGTTAATTAATTATACCGTAAATGAAGGAATTGATATATATAATTTAGAATATGTATAAAAAACGTTGCCTAAAACGACACTATCCTAAAATCTGTGTAAGTTAAAAAACTCAGGGTTAAATTATTTATAGTTTAATCCTGTTTTCAAATATAGCTAAAAATTGATTAAGTATAACTCCCCAATTTCTAATTGGCATTGTCCACTTTTTAGTACTGGAGTGTCTACATTTGATGTGACGATTTTTATGAGGTTATAAATTTTATATTTGACTTATGGTAAAAAAGTATGACAATGAATTTAAAGTTATGATTGTAGAACTGTTAAATTCGGGCATTAAGACAAAACAAGTTAGTGAGGATTATGGTTTAAGCTTGAGTATGGTTGGGCGTTGGAAACGCGAATACAAGTTACAATCGGGTGATTTCTCAAAAAAAAAGGAGTTATCTATTGAAGCTCAAGAACTCAAGGCTCTAAAGAAAGAGTTAAAGAATGTAACCATGGAGCGTGACATCTTAAAAAAGGCGGTGAGCATCTTCTCCAAGAGCGACCTATAAGGTATCAATTCATTTTAGAAAACATTGATATATATCCAGTTGAGAAGATGTGTAAATCTATGAAGCTTAGTAAAAATGCTTATTATCATTGGTTTAAAAACAAAGATGTTATATTTTTAAAAACACCTAAAATACATTTAAAAGAAAGGATTAAAATTATTTTTAAAGAAAGTAAAGAAATATATGGTAGTTGTAGGATTCAAAAAAAGTTAGAACGAGAAGGCTTAATTTATTCTCGCTCTTATATCGGACTACTAATGAAAGAAATGGGCTTAAGGAGTGTTTTAAAAAGAAAATTTGTAATTACAACAGATTCTAATCACCAATATTTAATTGCAGAAAACATGTTAAATAGAGAGTTCTCTAGTCTTAAATTAGGAGAAAAATGGGTGTCTGATATTACTTATATTCGAGTTAATGATGATTGGAATTATTTAACAACCATCATAGATCTTGCAGATAGAAAGGTTGTTGGATGGTCTTTAAGTGAAGATATGACGACTCAAAATACGGTAATGAAAGCTTGGATTGATGCTCGTAAAACAAGAAATATTAGTAATAGTCTAATTTTTCATTCGGATAGAGGTGTACAATATGCGTCAAACAAAATAACCAACATTTGTGATTTTAATCTTAAAATAACCCAAAGTATGAGTAGAAAAGGTAATTGTTGGGACAATGCGGTAGCTGAAAGCTTCTTTAAGACAATAAAGTACGAATGGTTATATCGATTTAAATTTACGTCCTACAATCAACTATATGACTCTATAGAAGACTATATTTATTGGTATAATACCCAAAGATTACATTCTAGTTTAGGATATCTCTCACCGCTAGAAATGGAAATAAAATTGAGAGGAATTATTAAAAAAGTAGCTTAAGAAAATAGTCACAAATTTATTAGCTACTCCAGACTGCTATCCATGAATTTGGCAGTCCCTGACTTGATTTAACTTTCGTTCTACAAAATTGTGCAGTTTTATTGGATTTCCTTCTCCATGAAGACCGTATACGGTTAAAATTTAACATTTTGAAATTTGAGGTGTTTTGGGTATATTTGAGTGTTGTTATTTTAATTTTCACTACCAAAAGAGTACAACTAAAATGAAAAGTGGTGGAAAAAGGAGATGACCCTAGGTCGACCGTATAACGTTCTTTTTTAGAGGTTGGAATTTAGTAATATAGATACACTTATTCTTCACTTTTATTCATTTCAGATATTATTCCTGTTGAGAGTTCATCAAGAAATAATGTCCTACTATTCTTCCGGTTTTTGATATCCTGATAGGTTTTGTAGATATCTTTAGGTGTAATATCAAATACTTGCTGAAGATGTTCTGATACTTTTATAATAGTCATATTATTTTCTCTACCTAAACCTTTTACGTATAGTGCATAAAGTAATTCTACATAATTTGTGTTATTAAATGGCCAATGTATTTTAGCTTTTATAATAGCATGAGTTTCATTTAGATTATTTTTAATGATATATTTTTTCTTATCGAGATAAGTAACTAAAGAATCGTACGCCTTATATTTACCTAAAAGCATATCTCTTGGTGTGCAAAAATCAGGATCTTGAAAATAAAAATTTGAGGTGGTAATATGACATTTTCCCAGGTATTCTCTGGTGTAATATTCTTTGTCAAAATGAGTGGCACCGGAATCCACATAACGGCCAAAATCAAGATTGAAAAGAAAGAATTGGTTAAGTTGACTAATTTTCTTCTTTATAAATTTTAATTGTTCGCTCTTATCAGCTTTAGGAAATTGAATTTCAAAAGACCGAATTTCTGAAAAGTAAATAAGTTGAATAAGAGGGATTTGCTTAGTCTTTTTAAAGAACTCTATTTCTTCTTGTATTGTTTGAAATTTTTTAACGAGTATTTTCTTTTTATAAAAACTTAATAAATTACTACAAATTTTGATAGAACAAAGAGCTCTTTGTAAGATGTCTGAATTTTGAATTTTTATTTCATTCAATTCCTTTATAAAATTAGATGTTGGTGATAATGAATTCATAATAGTCTTTTTTATGTTTGGAAATGATGATATGAAAAATTGAAATGGAAATAGTTTTACATGTATTTACAATCTTATAAATAGAACTCTAAAATAGCATTATTATAGAGATAGTCTAGGTTTTCTATCCGTATATCTTTACGGAATATTCCGTGTTTTTATACAGATTTCATCTTTTGACAATAAAAAATACTAATAGTATAAGTAGTTATTTCTGCTTATTTAAAAAACGTTTTAAGAATTCACTTCTGTTTTTTACACCAGTTTTTTTAAAAATATTGGAAGCATGTTTTGATACCGTACTTTCTGCGATAAACAACTCTTTAGCAATGTTTTTATAATTTAATTCACTCAGAATAGATAACGTAATTTCAATTTCCCTTCTCGTTAAATCTTCATATATTATTTTTTGTTTTACGAAATCATCCCGTTGTTTTTTCTTTAGAGCAAAGATTTCAAACATTCTGGTATTGTTTTTAATAAAAAATAAATACCGATCTATTTCCATAATCGTTATGGCATAAAAGGCAGTATTCATTAACGTAAATGTTATCCATTGGTAATCTCCGATGATTGTGAAAATAGGCAGTAAGGCAATACATGCAAGACTTAACGTAGAAAGTTTATTTCTTCTTAAAATAAAAGTATTAGAGTTGGAAGGTTTAGAAATGTTTCGATAGAAAATAATGAGAAATACAAAAGCAAAAATAGAAATTGGAATTGTAAAAAGATACCTTGAAATATTCAAAGAGCCGCTAATAAAATAAGGGAATAAAAATAACAGAATGAATCCAAAAATTGTAATTAATACTACTTTTCTTAGTGTTAAGTTGTATTTCAATACGACAATGTCGTACTCTTTGTAAAGGTAATAAATGATATATAAGCATAAGAAAATTGCTACGCTATAAGTAATGATGTATTGAATAATTATGGGGCCTGGGAAATTATTTATGGGAAGAAAACCTCCAGTAATATTATAGGTGATAAATGAAAAACCAAGATAAATAAAACGATTTAAGTTACTGTACTTTTTCTTGAAGGATACGTAAAGTGAATACAAAACGATGATTGTATCTATTAATAGATTGAAGAATGTTGTCCAATGTATTGAAGTTCCAAACATTAGTTTTTTTTGATTTTCTTTATAAGCAACTTTAAATCTTCAGATCCTATTGTTCTATTATTTTTTTAATAGACTTTCAATTTTATATTCAAAACTAATATTTGCATTTTAAGGAAATGGATAATATTAATATTTGTTTCAGTTTTTTTGGGGAGGATCTATTTCTTCAATAGTTTTACAAATTGTAAGAGCTTGAAGAATAAGTGTTAGGAGTTTATTTTTACCTTATAAATATAGAGTTTATCAATGACAATACAAAATAATATTGAAAAGTAAGTTTTTATAGCACAATATAGAGTAGAGAAACATAGAATTACAAATATTTATACGTAATTCTATAATCTCAGAACTTTTGGACTTGATCCGCATTATCTCTTTAAAATCTATTTTTGATTCAATATAAAGAAAAACTGTTTTACTTTTTTAATATCCAAAAATACTCTTCAATAGTTATAAAATTTGGATCTTCAACTACTATTTTTACTTTATGATACCCTTTTTTTAAAATATTTGGAAAAACTCCTTTCCAGATATGTCTAGATTTTGTTCTTAAATAAGGTGATTTTTTACTGTTTTTATCTGGACTTTTACCTTCTTTCTGAGAACGCTTTATATAGTTAACATAAGGGTCTGTTATTCTTTCTTTTTTTAAACTAATAGTATTTTTATCATCCAATTCTATAGATACATTTGTGTTTTCTGAACCCGAAAAAACATTCACGTAAAATTCATTATTTGTTGATAAAGATGATAATGGTTCAGAATTATAATCTCCTAACCAAATGCTAAACTGTTTATTACTAGGTAAATTAACTCCTTTATATTTTATTTTATAATTACCGTTATTAAAATTAATTTGAAAATATCCTTTTGGTGTTCCACAACTCATTAAAGATAATGGAATTCCTTCCCAATTTTTTTGACCTGTCCACCAGTTTCCGCAAACGGCACCTGCAGTTAATTCGTGAATTGTATTACCTGAAGACATTTTTATTTCATTTTGAAATACAGTGTGTGTATGTCCAGATAAAACTAAAACTTTTTTAAACGGATTTAATATATTTAAAAGTTCTTG is a genomic window containing:
- a CDS encoding CPBP family intramembrane glutamic endopeptidase, with the protein product MNKITLRNTLIPLFTLAFICFMYFGPITRTPFENIIISIIIIIANYIEYKGKPFSMLGFKREKFNAKNLLVYAPLVALGLFIFYVFAVVPGIEILTGVTIDYSSMSQLKGNLGNTIIWLLIVWVTAGFGEEIIFRGYLMRQFVKFFGDSKISLAINILIICGFFGYMHMQQGITGQLVVVIIGALLSIIFYIRKYDLWFLIMIHGFFNTLGILSFYFGLA
- a CDS encoding IS3 family transposase (programmed frameshift), which encodes MVKKYDNEFKVMIVELLNSGIKTKQVSEDYGLSLSMVGRWKREYKLQSGDFSKKKELSIEAQELKALKKELKNVTMERDNLKKGGEHLLQERPIRYQFILENIDIYPVEKMCKSMKLSKNAYYHWFKNKDVIFLKTPKIHLKERIKIIFKESKEIYGSCRIQKKLEREGLIYSRSYIGLLMKEMGLRSVLKRKFVITTDSNHQYLIAENMLNREFSSLKLGEKWVSDITYIRVNDDWNYLTTIIDLADRKVVGWSLSEDMTTQNTVMKAWIDARKTRNISNSLIFHSDRGVQYASNKITNICDFNLKITQSMSRKGNCWDNAVAESFFKTIKYEWLYRFKFTSYNQLYDSIEDYIYWYNTQRLHSSLGYLSPLEMEIKLRGIIKKVA
- a CDS encoding RteC domain-containing protein — encoded protein: MNSLSPTSNFIKELNEIKIQNSDILQRALCSIKICSNLLSFYKKKILVKKFQTIQEEIEFFKKTKQIPLIQLIYFSEIRSFEIQFPKADKSEQLKFIKKKISQLNQFFLFNLDFGRYVDSGATHFDKEYYTREYLGKCHITTSNFYFQDPDFCTPRDMLLGKYKAYDSLVTYLDKKKYIIKNNLNETHAIIKAKIHWPFNNTNYVELLYALYVKGLGRENNMTIIKVSEHLQQVFDITPKDIYKTYQDIKNRKNSRTLFLDELSTGIISEMNKSEE
- a CDS encoding helix-turn-helix transcriptional regulator — encoded protein: MFGTSIHWTTFFNLLIDTIIVLYSLYVSFKKKYSNLNRFIYLGFSFITYNITGGFLPINNFPGPIIIQYIITYSVAIFLCLYIIYYLYKEYDIVVLKYNLTLRKVVLITIFGFILLFLFPYFISGSLNISRYLFTIPISIFAFVFLIIFYRNISKPSNSNTFILRRNKLSTLSLACIALLPIFTIIGDYQWITFTLMNTAFYAITIMEIDRYLFFIKNNTRMFEIFALKKKQRDDFVKQKIIYEDLTRREIEITLSILSELNYKNIAKELFIAESTVSKHASNIFKKTGVKNRSEFLKRFLNKQK